From a single Solanum dulcamara chromosome 4, daSolDulc1.2, whole genome shotgun sequence genomic region:
- the LOC129887313 gene encoding RING-H2 finger protein ATL2 has translation MSTMDNNNPDFIHDPLLDSRGAGGYALSGKIMLSAIVILFAVVVFMVGLHLYARWYLLTQRRREMVRRRRVHHRRTHIVFYVDNPNSGLSVANRGLEPSVLNSLPVFVYSDKTHPEPLECSVCLSEFEENEKGRVLPKCNHSFHLECIDMWFHSHSTCPLCRSPVEPLLTELDNNRVEVAVTPNEPGSSSGLCNSCEENSNSNTAAPLGVRRKGLDLTGVRIEVPRRNELEDDLEMGIRLSSPASQSRSPAARLLSLRRILSMNRKTPTGTSHSPGGSCTADFDLESGSTGGGGTIHIGGDS, from the coding sequence ATGTCTACAATGGATAACAATAACCCAGATTTTATCCATGATCCATTGCTTGATTCCAGAGGAGCAGGAGGATATGCCTTGAGTgggaagattatgctaagtgcTATCGTTATCTTATTCGCTGTTGTTGTTTTCATGGTGGGTCTTCATTTATATGCTCGTTGGTACCTTCTAACTCAGCGACGCCGTGAAATGGTTCGCCGCCGTAGGGTCCACCATCGCCGTACCCATATTGTTTTCTATGTTGATAATCCTAATTCTGGTTTGTCTGTTGCTAATCGGGGTTTGGAACCGTCGGTTCTCAATTCCCTGCCGGTTTTTGTCTATTCCGACAAGACTCATCCCGAACCGCTGGAGTGTTCTGTTTGTTTATCGGAATTCGAGGAGAATGAAAAGGGTCGGGTTTTACCCAAGTGTAATCACTCATTTCATTTGGAATGTATTGATATGTGGTTCCATTCTCATTCTACTTGCCCTCTTTGTCGGTCTCCGGTTGAGCCACTACTTACTGAACTGGATAATAACCGGGTTGAAGTCGCTGTAACACCGAATGAACCGGGTTCGAGTTCCGGTTTATGCAACTCTTGTGAGGAGAATAGTAATTCTAATACGGCGGCGCCGTTGGGTGTGCGGCGAAAAGGATTGGATCTTACCGGAGTAAGAATAGAGGTGCCAAGGCGGAACGAGTTAGAAGACGATTTGGAAATGGGAATCAGACTGAGTTCACCGGCGAGTCAATCGAGATCACCTGCAGCTCGTCTATTGTCTTTGAGAAGAATACTGAGCATGAACAGAAAAACACCCACCGGAACTAGCCATTCCCCTGGTGGAAGTTGCACCGCCGATTTCGATTTAGAAAGCGGTAGTACTGGTGGCGGTGGAACAATTCATATCGGCGGCGATTCctag